The following are from one region of the Sandaracinus amylolyticus genome:
- a CDS encoding oxidoreductase, with product MATTWTASNVPDQTGKTFVITGSNSGIGYEAATILAQRGGEVILACRSQDKGRTALEQLRAAAPGAKTKLMKLDLASLASVLAFADQVKSEHGRIDALINNAGLMAIPRTTTEDGFEMQLGTNHLGHFALTGLLFGRLLETGAARVVNVASQAHRMGKMRFEDLMGEKRYEKWAAYGQSKLANLLFTFELQRRTEKKWPGKVPVAAIACHPGYAATELQGKGPELEKSRFNAMLMKIGNGVFAQTAAMGALPTLRAATDPDAKSGDYYGPAGLGEMAGPPVKVGCTTAARDPEVAKQLWQRSVELTKVDFGGL from the coding sequence ATGGCGACGACCTGGACGGCGAGCAACGTGCCCGATCAGACGGGCAAGACCTTCGTGATCACCGGATCGAACAGCGGCATCGGCTACGAGGCCGCGACGATCCTCGCGCAGCGCGGAGGCGAGGTCATCCTCGCGTGCCGCAGTCAGGACAAGGGGCGCACCGCGCTCGAGCAGCTGCGCGCGGCAGCGCCCGGCGCGAAGACGAAGCTGATGAAGCTCGACCTCGCGAGCCTCGCGAGCGTGCTTGCGTTCGCGGATCAGGTGAAGAGCGAGCACGGGCGCATCGACGCGCTGATCAACAACGCGGGGCTGATGGCGATCCCGCGCACGACGACCGAGGACGGGTTCGAGATGCAGCTCGGCACGAACCACCTCGGGCACTTCGCGCTGACGGGGCTGCTCTTCGGGCGGCTGCTCGAGACCGGCGCGGCGCGCGTGGTGAACGTCGCGAGCCAGGCGCACCGCATGGGCAAGATGCGCTTCGAGGATCTGATGGGCGAGAAGCGCTACGAGAAGTGGGCCGCGTACGGGCAGAGCAAGCTCGCGAACCTGCTCTTCACGTTCGAGCTGCAGCGCCGCACCGAGAAGAAGTGGCCCGGCAAGGTGCCCGTCGCGGCGATCGCGTGCCACCCCGGCTATGCGGCGACCGAGCTGCAGGGCAAGGGACCCGAGCTCGAGAAGAGCCGCTTCAACGCGATGCTGATGAAGATCGGCAACGGCGTGTTCGCGCAGACCGCGGCGATGGGTGCGCTGCCGACGCTGCGCGCGGCGACCGATCCCGACGCGAAGAGCGGCGACTACTACGGTCCCGCGGGCCTCGGTGAGATGGCGGGCCCGCCGGTGAAGGTCGGCTGCACGACGGCAGCGCGCGACCCCGAGGTCGCGAAGCAGCTCTGGCAGCGCAGCGTCGAGCTGACGAAGGTCGACTTCGGCGGGCTGTGA
- a CDS encoding M50 family metallopeptidase, translated as MNIVVAILGISFLVVVHETGHYLAARAFGMRVLRYSIGFGPPIFRYQPKGSPTVFQVCAIPFLAYVQIDGMNPADEIDRDDPALFPNKGVLARMITIFAGPFANYLAAMLIMFGFYLGYGMPRTVETAGAMVVGEVGAGSPAAEAGLQPGDRIVEANGQAITSIDELQAVTRPRADQATEYVVERDGQRMPPMMITPMRGPEDQGVIGVVGAHVFEPVSVGDAAYSALLWPLVQTRVQLEGMAALVRNRSTEGIQGPVGMTRMATESAERGPRTFIPFIALISVALGLFNLLPFPALDGGRLVFLGFELITRRRPNEKVEAVVHMVGLLFLLGVIVLVTFRDVMG; from the coding sequence ATGAACATCGTGGTCGCGATCCTCGGGATCTCTTTCCTGGTCGTCGTCCACGAAACGGGTCACTACCTCGCCGCGCGTGCCTTCGGGATGCGCGTGCTGCGGTACTCGATCGGCTTCGGACCTCCGATCTTCCGCTATCAGCCGAAGGGCAGCCCGACCGTCTTCCAGGTCTGCGCGATCCCCTTCCTCGCGTACGTGCAGATCGACGGGATGAACCCCGCCGACGAGATCGATCGCGACGACCCCGCGCTCTTCCCCAACAAGGGCGTGCTCGCGCGGATGATCACGATCTTCGCGGGGCCGTTCGCGAACTACCTCGCGGCGATGCTGATCATGTTCGGCTTCTATCTCGGCTACGGCATGCCGCGCACGGTCGAGACCGCGGGCGCGATGGTCGTCGGCGAGGTCGGCGCGGGCTCGCCCGCCGCGGAAGCGGGCCTCCAGCCGGGCGATCGCATCGTCGAGGCGAACGGGCAGGCGATCACCAGCATCGACGAGCTGCAGGCGGTCACGCGACCGCGCGCCGATCAGGCGACCGAGTACGTCGTCGAGCGCGACGGGCAGCGCATGCCGCCCATGATGATCACGCCGATGCGCGGGCCCGAGGACCAGGGCGTCATCGGGGTCGTCGGCGCGCACGTGTTCGAGCCGGTGTCGGTCGGTGACGCGGCGTACAGCGCGCTGCTCTGGCCGCTCGTGCAGACGCGCGTGCAGCTCGAGGGCATGGCCGCGCTGGTGCGCAATCGATCGACCGAGGGCATCCAGGGCCCGGTCGGGATGACCCGCATGGCGACCGAGAGCGCCGAGCGCGGGCCGCGCACGTTCATCCCGTTCATCGCGCTGATCTCGGTGGCGCTCGGTCTGTTCAACCTGTTGCCGTTCCCCGCGCTCGACGGCGGGCGACTGGTGTTCCTCGGGTTCGAGCTGATCACGCGGCGCCGGCCCAACGAGAAGGTGGAGGCCGTGGTGCACATGGTCGGCCTCTTGTTCCTGCTCGGCGTGATCGTGCTGGTGACGTTCCGAGACGTGATGGGGTGA
- a CDS encoding YkgJ family cysteine cluster protein: MPVRARPLIVRPGARFACAGDGLCCADAHLLGPLSPAEGRAIRAEHESAILREQGMVLLRTKRDGACSFLTRGGRCAIHTSPLKPRTCHRYPFLLTATLDGGRIGTDHRCPCRTMGARPLLRESDAEPALLGSGGRLSVDLRAPESIPVSAGRSVPWATWRAREAALMTRLEQGERVESVLDAAPFPAVRDGSWPQIGFELADDDRPMRWARAHQWAGDAILALHGEAIRETRPRPWSDAFGRAQRRTPEVLSPDAMLADWIADAIWTLEWATRGSFVLARAELATRVAMARWIAARLESEGTRLDRAMAEAIAVVEMVGLSETWTAVLSRVSIG; encoded by the coding sequence ATGCCGGTGCGCGCCCGTCCGCTGATCGTCCGCCCCGGCGCGCGCTTCGCGTGCGCGGGCGACGGCTTGTGCTGCGCCGACGCGCACCTGCTCGGTCCGCTCTCCCCCGCGGAAGGACGCGCGATCCGCGCCGAGCACGAGAGCGCGATCCTGCGCGAGCAGGGCATGGTGCTCCTGCGCACGAAGCGCGACGGCGCGTGCTCGTTCCTCACGCGCGGCGGGCGCTGCGCGATCCACACGAGCCCGCTGAAGCCGCGCACCTGTCATCGTTATCCGTTCCTGCTCACGGCGACGCTCGACGGTGGGCGCATCGGCACCGATCACCGCTGTCCGTGCCGCACGATGGGCGCGCGTCCGCTGCTGCGCGAGAGCGACGCGGAGCCCGCGCTGCTCGGCTCGGGCGGTCGCCTCTCGGTCGATCTGCGCGCGCCCGAGTCGATCCCGGTGAGCGCGGGGCGCTCGGTGCCGTGGGCGACGTGGCGCGCGCGAGAGGCCGCGCTGATGACGCGGCTCGAGCAAGGCGAGCGGGTCGAGAGCGTGCTCGATGCCGCGCCGTTCCCTGCGGTGCGCGACGGCTCGTGGCCGCAGATCGGGTTCGAGCTCGCGGACGACGATCGCCCGATGCGCTGGGCCCGCGCGCACCAGTGGGCGGGCGACGCGATCCTCGCGCTGCACGGCGAGGCGATCCGCGAGACCCGGCCGCGGCCGTGGTCGGACGCGTTCGGGCGCGCGCAGAGGCGCACGCCCGAGGTGCTCTCGCCCGACGCGATGCTCGCGGACTGGATCGCCGACGCGATCTGGACGCTCGAGTGGGCGACGCGCGGGAGCTTCGTGCTCGCGCGCGCCGAGCTCGCGACGCGCGTGGCGATGGCCCGATGGATCGCGGCGCGGCTCGAGTCCGAAGGGACGCGGCTCGACCGCGCGATGGCCGAGGCGATCGCGGTGGTCGAGATGGTCGGGCTGAGCGAGACGTGGACCGCTGTGCTCTCGCGGG
- a CDS encoding carboxymuconolactone decarboxylase family protein, with translation MDQRLAYPRIVPDVYRALGTVSRTLSEGAIEPALRHLLDLRISQINGCSYCVDLHFREALAGGVAARKINAVAAWRETPFFSPRERAALAWAESLTRVDRDGAPDALYDEVARHFDERERAELTFVIATMNAWNRVAIAFRQGAPETP, from the coding sequence ATGGACCAGCGTCTCGCCTATCCCCGCATCGTTCCCGACGTGTACCGCGCGCTCGGCACCGTCTCGCGCACCCTGTCCGAGGGCGCGATCGAGCCCGCGCTGCGTCACCTCCTCGACCTGCGCATCTCGCAGATCAACGGGTGCTCCTACTGCGTCGATCTCCACTTCCGCGAGGCACTGGCGGGCGGGGTCGCGGCGCGGAAGATCAATGCCGTGGCCGCATGGCGCGAGACTCCGTTCTTCTCTCCGCGCGAGCGCGCGGCGCTCGCCTGGGCGGAGTCGCTCACGCGCGTCGATCGCGACGGCGCGCCCGATGCGCTCTACGACGAGGTCGCGCGTCACTTCGACGAGCGCGAGCGCGCCGAGCTCACGTTCGTGATCGCGACGATGAACGCGTGGAACCGCGTCGCGATCGCGTTCCGACAAGGAGCACCGGAGACGCCGTGA
- a CDS encoding transglutaminase domain-containing protein, with protein MRRLRPLTLAALVMLGATLARADDPIAHEYVPGVEADEGTMLVSSGGAAPEALVYDGEVIPAPEGGPMRPGEERAMQAAPGDERATEEVGRRSPSFRPDRVTELNGQVGYFEVFTPTISPFKRVTALDGITLTDRTPVLAIADRGPRREVPVEGAQAQAPDWRPRDLFWGSVVLDFSGGREVPFPSVSPESRLLTVRTEPETRLRFERDGADNFYAIVDEPRGAVSEVRVVFLTDAPRTYFGTELPRTRADALIAEVPQVPASVQRRGEEFAARLNLHRGMPFDVTLSELVRWFRDFEESAEPPRDTGDIYWDLANGQRGVCRHRAYGFVITAQALGIHARFVQNEAHAWVEVHLPENRGWLRIDLGGSPRGLSPHNTDERPRYRPEVPDPLPRPDAYVRAYQEAARLSEDASSSSSGGDEGSSSSGAEGATSTGRGSGGPPQGGAVQAQVEEGTAGRESRAALDLRLDLPSTIEVLRGRTLEVTGTARSADLGIAGLRIEVLLASESSAVERMLGVTVTNEHGAFRGSFGVPPDLAVGDYRLVVRSPGNAQVGPAVAR; from the coding sequence ATGCGGCGCCTGCGCCCCCTCACGCTCGCCGCGCTCGTGATGCTCGGCGCGACCCTCGCGCGCGCCGACGACCCCATCGCGCACGAGTACGTGCCGGGCGTGGAGGCGGACGAGGGCACGATGCTCGTGTCGTCGGGCGGCGCCGCGCCCGAGGCGCTCGTCTACGACGGCGAGGTGATCCCAGCGCCCGAGGGCGGACCGATGCGCCCCGGCGAAGAGCGGGCGATGCAGGCCGCGCCGGGCGACGAGCGCGCGACCGAGGAGGTCGGTCGTCGCTCGCCCTCGTTCCGGCCCGACCGCGTGACCGAGCTGAACGGGCAGGTCGGGTACTTCGAGGTGTTCACGCCGACCATCTCGCCGTTCAAGCGGGTCACCGCGCTCGACGGGATCACGCTCACGGATCGCACGCCGGTGCTCGCGATCGCGGATCGCGGTCCGCGTCGCGAGGTGCCCGTCGAAGGTGCCCAGGCGCAGGCACCCGACTGGAGGCCGCGTGATCTCTTCTGGGGCAGCGTGGTGCTCGACTTCTCGGGCGGGCGCGAGGTGCCCTTCCCTTCGGTGTCGCCGGAGTCGCGCCTGCTCACGGTGCGCACCGAGCCCGAGACGCGGCTGCGCTTCGAGCGCGACGGCGCCGACAACTTCTACGCGATCGTCGACGAGCCGCGCGGCGCGGTGAGCGAGGTGCGCGTCGTGTTCCTCACCGACGCGCCGCGGACGTACTTCGGGACCGAGCTGCCGCGCACGCGCGCCGACGCGCTGATCGCGGAGGTGCCGCAGGTGCCCGCGAGCGTGCAGCGTCGCGGCGAGGAGTTCGCGGCGCGGCTCAACCTGCATCGCGGCATGCCCTTCGACGTCACGCTGAGCGAGCTCGTTCGCTGGTTCCGCGACTTCGAGGAGAGCGCCGAGCCCCCGCGCGACACCGGCGACATCTACTGGGATCTCGCGAACGGACAGCGCGGCGTGTGCCGCCATCGCGCGTACGGGTTCGTGATCACCGCGCAGGCGCTCGGCATCCACGCGCGCTTCGTGCAGAACGAGGCGCACGCCTGGGTCGAGGTGCACCTGCCCGAGAACCGCGGGTGGCTGCGCATCGATCTCGGCGGATCGCCGCGCGGTCTGTCGCCGCACAACACCGACGAGCGCCCGCGCTATCGGCCCGAGGTGCCCGATCCGCTGCCGCGCCCCGACGCCTACGTGCGCGCGTACCAGGAGGCGGCGCGGCTCAGCGAGGACGCGTCGTCGTCGTCGTCGGGCGGCGACGAAGGATCGTCGTCGAGCGGCGCCGAGGGCGCTACCTCGACCGGTCGAGGTAGCGGTGGGCCGCCGCAGGGCGGCGCAGTGCAGGCGCAGGTCGAGGAGGGCACCGCGGGCCGCGAGTCGCGCGCCGCGCTCGATCTGCGGCTCGATCTGCCGTCGACGATCGAGGTGCTGCGCGGTCGCACGCTCGAGGTGACGGGCACGGCGCGCTCGGCGGACCTCGGCATCGCGGGGCTGCGCATCGAGGTGCTGCTCGCATCGGAGAGCAGCGCGGTGGAGCGCATGCTCGGCGTGACGGTGACGAACGAGCACGGCGCGTTCCGCGGCAGCTTCGGCGTGCCGCCGGATCTCGCGGTCGGCGACTATCGCCTCGTCGTGCGCAGCCCGGGCAACGCGCAGGTGGGGCCCGCGGTGGCGCGGTGA
- a CDS encoding glycoside hydrolase 5 family protein, with protein sequence MKRAGVVAAIACVIVASVVRAEDGELEVAPPPTEVALEERVEPPPVDDRFVRVSGTRFVAGGAPFHFVGANVGVVHGLPHRAAMERTLDAVRADGLRVIRVWALGERAEDAPAWARDFAFRTGEEGWIATSFEHLDRVIDAAKARDLRVIVVLANRWRDYGGVPQYLRWAGVPFDEGSADAPGGPGLARFFDCTRCDALYRAHVRRVVERVSSTSGIAYRDEPTILAWELMNESSVPARSAPALVRWTQENARFIRSLDPNHLIAAGHIGYERAADRDTWLAIQRLPEIDYADAHAYPAAYQRVRDVRELTRWIDDRVQLAHHVARKPFVFGEFGFSTRQLRVLGVPRARWYDAFLRAGHRDGIAGALVWTYLPYEDRPSEHGIHPDGEGERRTRDVRAVLARHARRWTITPPEERNPRLGEAFGEAPIHPASREARGTSQVHDTWVDGVLRMPIEGFRRAAFEGVGRWDGGAVMHLWGSGRGWVRYEFRSDRGAAPSRLVVRMRASSELPGLGIGATSEDGARASVSIDEITIGTIDVPPDDGIGRVVELVVDDVELLARLFARPRARHSLRLEVVPGVGAEGLCLYGAATGHETLAPEVLAELPGAIELTYER encoded by the coding sequence GTGAAGCGCGCGGGCGTCGTCGCGGCGATCGCGTGCGTGATCGTCGCGAGCGTGGTGCGCGCGGAGGACGGCGAGCTCGAGGTCGCGCCTCCGCCGACCGAGGTCGCGCTCGAGGAGCGGGTCGAGCCTCCTCCGGTCGACGATCGCTTCGTGCGGGTGTCGGGCACGCGCTTCGTCGCGGGCGGCGCGCCCTTCCACTTCGTCGGCGCGAACGTCGGCGTGGTGCACGGCCTGCCCCATCGCGCGGCGATGGAGCGCACGCTCGACGCGGTGCGCGCCGACGGGCTGCGGGTGATCCGCGTGTGGGCGCTCGGCGAGCGCGCCGAGGACGCGCCGGCGTGGGCCCGCGACTTCGCGTTCCGCACCGGCGAGGAGGGCTGGATCGCGACGTCGTTCGAGCACCTCGATCGCGTGATCGATGCGGCGAAGGCGCGCGATCTGCGCGTGATCGTCGTGCTCGCGAACCGATGGCGCGACTACGGCGGGGTGCCCCAGTACCTGCGCTGGGCGGGCGTGCCCTTCGACGAGGGGAGCGCCGACGCGCCGGGCGGCCCGGGGCTCGCGCGCTTCTTCGACTGCACGCGCTGCGACGCGCTCTATCGCGCGCACGTGCGCCGGGTGGTGGAGCGGGTGAGCTCGACGAGCGGGATCGCGTACCGCGACGAGCCGACGATCCTCGCGTGGGAGCTGATGAACGAGTCGAGCGTGCCGGCGCGCTCCGCGCCCGCGCTCGTGCGCTGGACCCAGGAGAACGCGCGCTTCATCCGCTCCCTCGATCCGAACCATCTGATCGCGGCGGGCCACATCGGCTACGAGCGCGCCGCGGATCGCGACACCTGGCTCGCGATCCAGCGCCTGCCCGAGATCGACTACGCGGACGCGCACGCGTACCCCGCCGCGTACCAGCGGGTGCGCGACGTGCGCGAGCTGACGCGGTGGATCGACGATCGCGTCCAGCTCGCGCACCACGTCGCGCGCAAGCCGTTCGTGTTCGGTGAATTCGGGTTCAGCACGAGACAGCTCCGCGTGCTCGGTGTGCCGCGCGCGCGGTGGTACGACGCGTTCCTGCGCGCCGGGCATCGCGACGGCATCGCGGGCGCGCTGGTGTGGACGTACCTGCCCTACGAGGATCGTCCGAGCGAGCACGGCATCCATCCCGACGGCGAGGGCGAGCGACGAACCCGCGACGTGCGCGCGGTGCTCGCGCGTCATGCGCGCAGGTGGACGATCACGCCGCCCGAGGAGCGCAACCCACGGCTCGGCGAGGCGTTCGGCGAGGCGCCGATCCACCCGGCGTCGCGCGAAGCGCGCGGCACCTCGCAGGTGCACGACACGTGGGTCGACGGCGTGCTGCGGATGCCGATCGAGGGGTTCCGCCGCGCTGCGTTCGAGGGCGTGGGGCGCTGGGACGGCGGCGCGGTCATGCACCTCTGGGGCAGCGGTCGCGGTTGGGTGCGCTACGAATTCCGTAGCGATCGTGGCGCTGCACCGTCGCGGCTCGTGGTGCGGATGCGCGCGTCGTCGGAGCTGCCGGGCCTCGGCATCGGCGCGACGTCGGAGGACGGAGCGCGCGCGTCGGTGTCGATCGACGAGATCACGATCGGCACGATCGACGTGCCGCCCGACGATGGGATCGGGCGCGTGGTGGAGCTCGTCGTCGACGACGTCGAGCTGCTCGCGCGTCTCTTCGCGCGACCGCGCGCGCGTCACTCGCTGCGCCTCGAGGTCGTGCCCGGCGTGGGCGCGGAGGGACTCTGTCTCTACGGCGCCGCGACCGGACACGAGACGCTCGCGCCCGAGGTCCTCGCGGAGCTCCCGGGCGCGATCGAGCTGACGTACGAGCGCTGA
- the sigJ gene encoding RNA polymerase sigma factor SigJ, producing the protein MSDELEPHRRRLWGIAYRMLGSIDDADDMVQETFLRWHRRDADEVVRTPEAWLVTTITRLCIDRLRARRTERSAEVDPWLPTPIVTESPERALELASDLSVAFLLLLERLAPEERAAFLLRDVFDVDYPAIAGALGRSEAACRQVVHRARERVRTERPRAVASPEAHAEIAHRFAAALRAKDDGALVELLTEDARLATDGRGVRGAARRWIVGRDRVARALAGIARKRARAGVVEERVVFVGGEPGIVTYVDGVVVSISALELEGSRVRAVHRVLDPDKLRASMGLQECSSRRSRTGAREARGR; encoded by the coding sequence GTGAGCGACGAGCTCGAGCCGCACCGCCGCCGTCTCTGGGGCATCGCGTATCGCATGCTCGGCTCGATCGACGACGCCGACGACATGGTGCAGGAGACGTTCTTGCGCTGGCATCGTCGCGACGCCGACGAGGTGGTGCGGACGCCGGAGGCGTGGCTCGTCACGACGATCACGCGCCTCTGCATCGATCGCCTCCGCGCGCGACGCACCGAGCGCAGCGCGGAGGTCGATCCCTGGCTGCCCACGCCGATCGTGACCGAGTCACCCGAGCGCGCCCTCGAGCTCGCGTCGGATCTCTCGGTCGCGTTCCTGCTGCTGCTCGAGCGGCTCGCGCCCGAGGAGCGCGCGGCGTTCCTGCTGCGCGACGTGTTCGACGTGGACTATCCGGCGATCGCAGGAGCGCTGGGGCGCAGCGAGGCGGCGTGCCGGCAGGTCGTGCATCGGGCGCGAGAGCGCGTGCGCACCGAGCGTCCTCGCGCCGTCGCCTCGCCCGAGGCCCACGCCGAGATCGCGCACCGCTTCGCCGCGGCGCTGCGCGCGAAGGACGATGGCGCGCTCGTCGAGCTGCTCACCGAGGACGCACGGCTCGCGACCGATGGTCGTGGCGTGCGCGGCGCGGCGCGGCGCTGGATCGTCGGGCGCGATCGCGTCGCACGTGCGCTCGCGGGGATCGCGCGCAAGCGGGCCCGTGCGGGCGTCGTCGAGGAGCGTGTCGTCTTCGTCGGAGGCGAGCCGGGGATCGTCACGTACGTCGACGGCGTCGTCGTCTCGATCTCCGCGCTCGAGCTCGAAGGATCGCGCGTGCGTGCCGTGCACCGGGTGCTCGATCCCGACAAGCTGCGCGCGTCGATGGGTCTGCAGGAGTGCTCGTCCCGCAGGTCTCGGACGGGAGCGCGCGAAGCGCGCGGACGGTAG
- the argG gene encoding argininosuccinate synthase, with protein sequence MSRIYRSLPPAGTKIGLAFSGGLDTRAAVAWMSRQGLDVHCYTADLAQPDEKDPREIPPIAMTHGAKLARLLDCREAMVREGLIAIQCGAFHLSVGSKKYFNTTPLGRAVTTTAIVRAMREDGVHVFGDGSTHKGNDIQRFYRYGILVDPDLRIYKPWLDQAFVSAFGGRKEMSEYLESIGLPYKMGTEKAYSTDANVLGATHEAKDLERLDTGMHIVAPIMGVAHWKKDVAIEPETITVEYEAGLPVALNGKRFASAFELFVQCNEIGGRHGLGMSDQIENRVIDAKSRGIYEAPGMALLHIAYERLLSAIHNESTTDLYATLGRRLGRLLYEGKWFDPEAMMLKDGLTRWIAPAISGSVTLELRRGDDYTILETRAPYMAYDPDKLSMEKVEQPAFTPEDRIGALEMQNLNVGDNRALLLHWMDNVRKLGPGTSTQLDKLLTDGD encoded by the coding sequence ATGAGCCGCATCTACCGCTCGCTGCCTCCCGCCGGAACCAAGATCGGCCTCGCCTTCTCGGGCGGCCTCGACACGCGTGCCGCCGTCGCGTGGATGTCGCGACAGGGCCTCGACGTCCACTGCTACACCGCGGACCTCGCGCAGCCCGACGAGAAGGACCCGCGCGAGATCCCGCCGATCGCGATGACGCACGGCGCGAAGCTCGCGCGCCTGCTCGACTGCCGCGAGGCGATGGTCCGCGAGGGCCTGATCGCGATCCAGTGCGGCGCGTTCCACCTGAGCGTGGGCAGCAAGAAGTACTTCAACACGACGCCCCTCGGCCGCGCGGTGACGACGACCGCGATCGTGCGCGCGATGCGCGAGGACGGCGTGCACGTCTTCGGCGACGGCAGCACCCACAAGGGCAACGACATCCAGCGCTTCTATCGCTACGGCATCCTCGTCGACCCCGACCTGCGCATCTACAAGCCGTGGCTCGACCAGGCGTTCGTCAGCGCGTTCGGCGGCCGCAAGGAGATGAGCGAGTACCTCGAGTCGATCGGCCTGCCGTACAAGATGGGCACCGAGAAGGCGTACTCGACCGACGCGAACGTGCTCGGCGCGACGCACGAGGCGAAGGACCTCGAGCGGCTCGACACCGGCATGCACATCGTCGCGCCGATCATGGGCGTCGCGCACTGGAAGAAGGACGTCGCGATCGAGCCCGAGACGATCACCGTCGAGTACGAGGCGGGCCTGCCGGTCGCGCTGAACGGCAAGCGCTTCGCGTCGGCGTTCGAGCTCTTCGTGCAGTGCAACGAGATCGGCGGTCGCCACGGCCTCGGCATGAGCGACCAGATCGAGAACCGCGTGATCGACGCGAAGTCGCGCGGCATCTACGAGGCGCCGGGGATGGCGCTGCTGCACATCGCCTACGAGCGCCTGCTCAGCGCGATCCACAACGAGAGCACGACCGATCTCTACGCGACGCTCGGCCGTCGCCTCGGTCGCCTGCTCTACGAGGGCAAGTGGTTCGATCCCGAGGCGATGATGCTGAAGGACGGCCTCACGCGCTGGATCGCGCCGGCGATCAGCGGCTCGGTCACCCTCGAGCTGCGCCGCGGCGACGACTACACGATCCTCGAGACGCGCGCGCCGTACATGGCGTACGACCCCGACAAGCTCTCGATGGAGAAGGTCGAGCAGCCCGCGTTCACGCCCGAGGATCGCATCGGCGCGCTCGAGATGCAGAACCTCAACGTCGGCGACAACCGCGCGCTGCTCCTGCACTGGATGGACAACGTGCGGAAGCTCGGGCCGGGCACGTCGACCCAGCTCGACAAGCTGCTGACCGACGGCGACTGA
- a CDS encoding exonuclease domain-containing protein, producing the protein MTYVMVDIEADGPIPGDYSMIALGAVIVEPGLERTFYARLRPISERWIPDALKVSGFSREETLTFDDPTESMSRFSDWLAREGGNRIVFVSDNNGFDWQFVNWYFHHFLGKNPFGHSSQNLGSLYKGLVKDTFQSFKHLRRTEHTHHPVDDARGNAEALLRMKDELGLKIRWR; encoded by the coding sequence ATGACGTACGTGATGGTCGATATCGAGGCCGACGGACCGATCCCCGGCGACTACTCGATGATCGCGCTCGGTGCGGTGATCGTGGAGCCCGGCCTCGAGCGCACCTTCTACGCGCGCTTGCGTCCGATCTCGGAGCGCTGGATCCCCGATGCGCTGAAGGTCTCGGGGTTCTCGCGCGAAGAGACTCTGACCTTCGACGATCCGACGGAGTCGATGTCGCGATTCTCCGACTGGCTCGCTCGCGAGGGTGGCAATCGAATCGTGTTCGTCTCGGACAACAACGGATTCGACTGGCAATTCGTGAATTGGTACTTCCACCACTTCCTCGGGAAGAACCCGTTCGGCCACAGCTCGCAGAACCTCGGCTCGCTCTACAAGGGCCTCGTGAAGGACACCTTCCAGAGCTTCAAGCACCTGCGGCGCACCGAGCACACGCATCATCCGGTGGACGACGCGCGCGGGAACGCGGAGGCCCTGCTGCGCATGAAGGACGAGCTGGGCCTGAAGATCCGGTGGCGCTGA